A region from the Bacteroidales bacterium genome encodes:
- a CDS encoding gliding motility-associated C-terminal domain-containing protein codes for KAIVEFKCIIFNRWGKKLYEWDDITKGWNGKINGNGADASPGVYYYVVTAKDKKGKDYEQKGYFYLLKEKK; via the coding sequence TAAGGCTATAGTTGAGTTCAAATGTATCATATTTAATCGTTGGGGCAAAAAGCTCTACGAATGGGACGACATAACGAAAGGTTGGAATGGTAAGATAAACGGCAATGGTGCCGATGCGAGTCCCGGTGTTTACTATTATGTAGTAACTGCTAAAGATAAAAAAGGCAAGGATTACGAACAGAAGGGTTACTTCTATCTGTTGAAAGAAAAGAAATAG